Proteins encoded within one genomic window of Hallerella porci:
- a CDS encoding OmpA family protein, whose protein sequence is MKRREENHWLIFTDLTAGLLALFILAFVAMTTMKEKKAEALTRTEQEVVSCQEEMRRVAKERNALLSQSLRAPLEKGIIALENGNIQIQASFLFPRNGADLTSEGVNIIKSIGKGLQDVLDTGDAIMVSGFTDDTPTNSPTYTNWNLSTERAVNVVKTLINQGFPPERVFAAGFGENHPRVPNTSEKNRSLNRRVEIGVTPIRRSNLAEVAPE, encoded by the coding sequence ATGAAGCGTCGTGAAGAAAATCACTGGCTCATTTTTACCGACTTAACCGCCGGTTTGCTTGCGCTTTTCATTCTCGCTTTTGTAGCGATGACGACGATGAAAGAAAAGAAAGCCGAAGCGCTGACGCGTACCGAACAAGAAGTCGTCAGCTGCCAAGAAGAAATGCGCCGCGTTGCCAAAGAAAGAAACGCTTTACTTTCGCAGAGTCTGCGCGCCCCGCTCGAAAAAGGAATCATCGCACTAGAAAACGGAAACATTCAAATTCAAGCATCGTTTTTGTTTCCGCGAAACGGTGCGGATTTGACAAGCGAAGGCGTGAACATTATTAAATCGATTGGCAAAGGATTGCAAGACGTTTTGGATACGGGCGATGCCATTATGGTTTCGGGTTTTACCGATGACACGCCGACCAATTCGCCGACTTATACGAACTGGAATCTTTCGACAGAACGCGCTGTCAATGTGGTGAAAACTTTGATCAATCAAGGATTCCCGCCAGAACGCGTTTTTGCCGCAGGCTTTGGCGAAAATCATCCGCGCGTCCCGAATACGAGTGAAAAAAATCGCAGTTTAAATCGCCGCGTTGAAATTGGCGTTACGCCGATTCGTCGTTCTAATTTAGCCGAGGTCGCTCCGGAATGA
- a CDS encoding HD domain-containing phosphohydrolase, with amino-acid sequence MTKKEKESYTEDRKDRIQYIVTLAVTLLALIFIVVYSFGSFYKLAKSDAVEIGARAVSEESEKLNNFLLMGMDVLQVTGLTIDHMMQSGETPEKILAYLLKESAEYTAQIDSSFTGIYGVFNGKYLDGIGWEPEAGYVPEERPWYTAAKKGNGKPVIVPPYLDAQTHSVMISVSQLLSDKKSVVSLDIVMDDMQRIAQGIRLNGHGYGFIIDQSGLIVAHSDEREKGKNYLQDSTVSSERKELIQKILQSNGETIDTEINGKNCRVFSKKVQDDWSVVMVINTEDLLHRVQMNLFRNIILSLLIFIVVLYYCTLSHRNRIKAAHYANELQKSQQTLEARVVEQTNKIKEQTDQIMNLQENVIEGMATLIESRDGNTGEHVRSTKKYVGMIASYMLDHQLHPEEVNEEFVRSLTNAAPLHDVGKIMIADNILNKPGRFTPEEFEVMKTHSKVGAEIVENILAGSGNERLIQLSCDVAHYHHEKWDGSGYPEGLKGNEIPLSARIMAVADVFDALVSKRVYKDAMPLDKAFSILIQDSGKHFDPEIVVIFLNLRKNVEKYLKRSA; translated from the coding sequence ATGACGAAAAAAGAAAAAGAATCTTATACCGAAGATCGCAAAGACCGAATTCAGTATATCGTAACGCTTGCGGTAACATTACTTGCGTTGATTTTCATCGTCGTTTATAGCTTTGGCTCCTTTTATAAATTAGCGAAAAGCGATGCGGTTGAAATTGGGGCGCGCGCCGTTTCCGAAGAATCCGAAAAGTTGAATAATTTCTTGCTCATGGGAATGGACGTTCTCCAAGTAACGGGATTAACGATCGATCACATGATGCAATCGGGAGAAACTCCGGAAAAAATTCTCGCGTATTTATTAAAAGAATCCGCAGAATATACCGCGCAAATCGATTCGAGTTTCACGGGAATTTACGGCGTTTTTAATGGCAAATATCTCGACGGAATCGGTTGGGAGCCAGAAGCAGGTTACGTTCCCGAAGAACGTCCGTGGTATACTGCGGCGAAAAAAGGAAATGGAAAACCGGTGATTGTGCCGCCGTATTTGGACGCGCAAACGCATAGCGTAATGATTTCGGTGAGTCAACTTCTTTCGGATAAGAAAAGCGTGGTTTCTCTTGACATTGTCATGGATGATATGCAAAGAATTGCGCAAGGAATTCGCTTAAACGGTCACGGCTACGGTTTCATCATCGATCAGTCCGGATTAATTGTCGCCCATTCCGATGAACGCGAAAAAGGGAAAAATTATTTGCAAGATAGCACGGTCAGCAGCGAACGAAAAGAATTGATTCAAAAAATTTTGCAGTCAAATGGAGAAACAATCGATACCGAAATCAATGGGAAAAATTGCCGCGTCTTCTCGAAGAAAGTGCAAGATGATTGGAGCGTTGTTATGGTCATCAACACCGAAGATTTATTGCACCGCGTCCAAATGAATTTATTCCGGAATATAATTCTTTCGCTTTTGATTTTCATCGTCGTCTTGTATTATTGCACTCTCAGTCACAGGAACCGCATTAAAGCAGCGCATTATGCGAATGAACTTCAAAAATCGCAGCAAACATTGGAAGCGCGAGTCGTTGAACAGACGAATAAAATCAAAGAGCAAACCGATCAAATTATGAACCTGCAAGAAAATGTCATCGAAGGTATGGCGACTCTCATCGAAAGCCGCGACGGCAACACAGGCGAACACGTCCGCAGCACGAAAAAGTACGTCGGCATGATTGCTTCGTATATGTTGGATCATCAGTTGCATCCCGAAGAAGTGAACGAAGAATTTGTACGTTCGCTGACGAATGCGGCGCCGCTTCACGATGTCGGCAAAATTATGATCGCCGATAACATTTTGAATAAACCCGGGCGCTTTACTCCCGAAGAATTTGAAGTGATGAAAACGCATTCCAAAGTCGGCGCAGAAATTGTGGAAAATATTCTCGCGGGCAGTGGCAACGAACGCTTGATCCAACTTTCTTGCGATGTCGCGCATTATCATCATGAAAAGTGGGACGGCTCGGGTTATCCCGAAGGATTAAAAGGAAACGAAATTCCGCTGAGCGCAAGAATTATGGCGGTCGCCGACGTTTTCGACGCTCTCGTTTCGAAGCGCGTTTACAAAGATGCGATGCCTCTCGACAAAGCATTCTCCATTTTAATTCAAGATTCCGGCAAACATTTTGATCCCGAAATTGTCGTGATTTTCTTAAATCTTCGCAAAAATGTCGAAAAATATTTGAAGCGTTCCGCTTAA
- a CDS encoding FprA family A-type flavoprotein: MKISDSIRYVGVNEHQLDLFEGIFDVPNGMAYNSYVIVDEKIAVMDSVGEGFGEEWLSKIQEATGGRKPDYLVVHHMEMDHSANIQKFLEVYPDAKIVASKMAFVMLKSLFGNAIGDITAKQIVVADGATLELGTHQLQFIAASNVHWPEVMFSYETAEKVLFSADAFGKFGALDVEDSEGWACEARRYYFGIVGKFGANVQNVFKKLEGKSIEKICSLHGPVLDADIEKYLNYYRTWSSYSVESEGIVIAYTSVYGNTKKAVEKLAEILNAKGAKKVVVVDLARDDIYECVEEAFRYGKLVLASTTYNAGVFPTMREFIELLNERNYQNRTIAFIENGAWAPAANKAMEKLLEGAKSITFASTKVSIKIAMTDANVAQLEALAAELV; the protein is encoded by the coding sequence ATGAAAATTTCTGACTCGATCCGCTATGTGGGCGTTAACGAACATCAACTTGATTTGTTCGAAGGCATCTTTGATGTGCCGAACGGAATGGCTTACAATTCTTACGTCATCGTCGATGAAAAAATCGCCGTGATGGATAGCGTTGGCGAAGGCTTTGGCGAAGAATGGCTTTCAAAAATTCAAGAAGCGACCGGAGGCCGCAAGCCGGATTATCTCGTCGTGCATCACATGGAAATGGATCATTCGGCGAATATTCAGAAATTTTTGGAAGTGTATCCGGACGCAAAAATCGTCGCTTCGAAAATGGCTTTTGTCATGCTCAAAAGTTTATTTGGAAATGCGATCGGCGATATTACGGCAAAGCAAATCGTCGTCGCAGACGGCGCTACTTTAGAACTCGGAACGCATCAGTTGCAATTCATCGCAGCGTCCAATGTGCATTGGCCCGAAGTGATGTTCTCTTACGAGACCGCAGAAAAAGTTTTGTTTAGCGCGGATGCTTTTGGAAAATTCGGCGCGCTCGATGTCGAAGATTCCGAAGGTTGGGCTTGCGAAGCGAGACGTTATTATTTTGGAATCGTCGGTAAGTTTGGTGCGAATGTGCAGAACGTGTTCAAAAAATTAGAAGGCAAATCGATTGAAAAAATTTGCTCGTTGCACGGTCCGGTTTTGGACGCAGACATCGAAAAATATTTGAATTATTATCGGACATGGTCGAGCTATAGCGTCGAATCCGAAGGTATCGTCATCGCTTACACTTCGGTTTACGGCAACACGAAAAAGGCGGTAGAAAAACTCGCTGAAATTTTGAACGCAAAAGGCGCTAAAAAAGTCGTGGTCGTCGATCTTGCCCGCGACGATATTTACGAATGCGTCGAAGAAGCTTTCCGCTATGGTAAATTGGTTCTGGCAAGTACGACTTATAACGCAGGCGTTTTCCCGACGATGCGCGAATTCATCGAACTTTTGAACGAACGCAATTATCAGAATCGGACGATTGCGTTTATCGAAAACGGTGCGTGGGCACCCGCAGCAAATAAAGCGATGGAAAAATTATTAGAAGGCGCAAAGAGTATCACATTTGCATCGACAAAAGTCAGCATTAAAATTGCGATGACCGATGCCAATGTCGCTCAGTTAGAAGCTCTCGCTGCAGAACTTGTCTAA